One Janthinobacterium sp. TB1-E2 genomic region harbors:
- a CDS encoding MBL fold metallo-hydrolase, protein MPRSPALFPDAMQVFERGWLSSNNILFLGRDDTALIDSGYVTHAPQTLALLRHSLAGRPLDRLFNTHLHSDHCGGNALLQEEYGCHTAIPVSEADKVRAWDVDALSFQATGQQCPRFGFDATVSPGDTLTLADMRWQALGAPGHDPHSLIFYCADEGILISADALWENGFGVIFPELDGGSGFPEARATLDLIAGLDVRVVIPGHGRPFQDTDGALQRAYSRLDYLASDPVRNAQNAVKVLLKFLLLERQRIALAEIPALLRGMPVFEEANRRFLRQEAAALAEWAVSQLMRATAARVEGEYLLNEG, encoded by the coding sequence TTCCTGGGCCGGGACGACACGGCCCTGATCGACAGCGGCTATGTCACGCATGCGCCGCAAACCCTGGCCCTGCTGCGCCATAGCCTTGCTGGCCGTCCGCTGGACCGCCTGTTCAACACCCACCTGCACTCCGACCATTGCGGCGGCAACGCGCTGCTGCAAGAGGAATACGGCTGCCATACGGCCATTCCCGTGTCGGAAGCGGACAAGGTGCGCGCCTGGGATGTCGATGCCCTGAGTTTCCAGGCCACGGGCCAGCAATGTCCGCGCTTCGGCTTTGACGCCACCGTCTCGCCCGGCGACACGTTGACCTTGGCCGACATGCGCTGGCAAGCGCTGGGCGCGCCGGGCCATGATCCGCACTCGCTGATTTTTTACTGCGCTGACGAGGGCATCCTGATCTCCGCCGACGCGCTGTGGGAAAACGGCTTTGGCGTGATCTTCCCCGAACTCGATGGCGGCTCCGGCTTTCCTGAAGCGCGCGCCACCCTGGACTTGATCGCCGGCCTGGATGTGCGTGTGGTGATCCCCGGCCATGGGCGGCCGTTCCAGGATACGGACGGCGCTTTGCAGCGCGCCTATTCTCGCCTCGATTACCTGGCGTCCGATCCCGTGCGCAATGCGCAGAACGCCGTGAAAGTGCTGCTGAAATTCCTGCTGCTTGAACGCCAGCGCATCGCCCTCGCCGAGATACCGGCCCTGCTGCGCGGCATGCCCGTCTTCGAAGAGGCGAACCGGCGCTTCCTGCGCCAGGAGGCGGCCGCGCTGGCCGAGTGGGCCGTTTCCCAATTGATGAGGGCCACGGCGGCACGCGTCGAGGGTGAGTACTTGCTTAATGAGGGTTGA
- a CDS encoding NAD(P)H-dependent flavin oxidoreductase encodes MALPVALQNLSLPVIASPMFIASGPALVAAQCKAGIVGSFPALNARPAELLDTWLTELQAELAAFQAANPDKKVGPIAVNQIVHQSNDRLAHDVEVCVKHQIPIIISSLRAPPKEMLDAIHSYGGIVLHDVISIRHAKKALEAGVDGLILVASGAGGHAGTLSPFALVGEVRKFFDGPLALSGSIATGDAVLAAQAMGADFAYIGSRWLATKESNVSDGYRDAIVDSSAADIVYTNLFTGVHGNYLKKSIEAAGLDPEALPEADKSAMNFGSGSAKAWRDIWGAGQGVGLMDDVPSVEEMVARLKAEYDAARARLKL; translated from the coding sequence ATGGCATTGCCTGTTGCGTTGCAAAACCTCTCCTTACCCGTTATCGCTTCGCCGATGTTCATCGCCAGTGGCCCGGCCCTCGTCGCGGCGCAGTGCAAGGCCGGCATCGTCGGTTCCTTCCCGGCCCTGAACGCGCGTCCCGCTGAATTGCTCGACACGTGGCTCACGGAGCTGCAGGCCGAACTGGCCGCCTTCCAGGCCGCCAATCCGGACAAGAAAGTCGGGCCGATCGCCGTCAACCAGATCGTGCACCAGTCGAACGACCGCCTCGCGCATGACGTGGAAGTGTGCGTCAAACACCAGATCCCCATCATCATTTCCTCGCTGCGCGCGCCACCCAAGGAAATGCTCGACGCCATCCACAGCTATGGCGGCATCGTGCTGCATGACGTGATCTCGATCCGTCACGCGAAAAAGGCGCTGGAAGCCGGTGTCGATGGCTTGATCCTGGTGGCCAGCGGCGCCGGCGGCCACGCGGGCACCCTGTCGCCATTCGCGCTGGTGGGCGAAGTGCGCAAATTCTTCGACGGTCCGCTGGCCCTGTCCGGCTCCATCGCCACGGGCGACGCCGTACTGGCCGCGCAAGCGATGGGCGCCGACTTCGCCTACATCGGCTCGCGCTGGCTGGCAACCAAGGAATCGAACGTCAGCGACGGCTACCGCGACGCCATCGTCGATTCCAGCGCGGCCGACATCGTCTACACGAACCTGTTTACTGGCGTGCACGGCAATTACCTGAAAAAATCGATCGAAGCGGCCGGACTCGATCCGGAAGCCCTGCCCGAAGCGGACAAGAGCGCGATGAATTTCGGCTCGGGCAGCGCCAAGGCCTGGCGCGACATCTGGGGCGCGGGCCAGGGCGTGGGCTTGATGGATGACGTGCCGAGCGTGGAAGAGATGGTGGCGCGCCTGAAAGCCGAATACGATGCGGCGCGCGCGCGGTTGAAGCTGTAA
- a CDS encoding hypoxanthine-guanine phosphoribosyltransferase: MQEFHHNRARDLIKNAELLFDQDAVQASITRMADVLNTRFNAEDSKEFPLVLGVMGGAVVFTGSLLPQLSFPLEFDYIHVSRYGDDDKGGEVVWKVIPRSNVAGRTVIVLDDILDEGETLAHVKQRLLDMGASEVILAVFADKAIGKKKPVQADIVGLVIPNRFVVGFGMDAYGYWRNLPGLWAIKPEDLKQE; encoded by the coding sequence ATGCAAGAATTTCATCACAATCGTGCCCGTGACCTGATCAAGAACGCGGAACTGCTGTTCGACCAAGACGCCGTGCAGGCGTCGATCACACGCATGGCCGATGTGCTCAACACGCGCTTCAACGCCGAGGACTCGAAAGAGTTCCCGCTGGTGCTGGGCGTGATGGGCGGCGCCGTCGTGTTTACGGGCAGCCTGCTGCCGCAACTGAGCTTTCCGCTCGAATTCGACTACATCCACGTGAGCCGCTACGGCGACGACGACAAGGGTGGCGAAGTGGTGTGGAAAGTCATCCCCCGCTCGAACGTTGCGGGCCGCACCGTCATCGTGCTCGACGATATTCTCGACGAAGGCGAAACCCTGGCGCACGTCAAGCAGCGCTTGCTGGACATGGGTGCTTCGGAAGTGATCCTGGCCGTGTTCGCCGACAAGGCCATCGGTAAGAAAAAGCCTGTGCAAGCCGACATCGTCGGCCTGGTCATCCCGAACCGTTTCGTCGTCGGCTTCGGCATGGATGCGTATGGCTACTGGCGCAACCTGCCGGGGCTGTGGGCCATCAAGCCTGAGGATCTGAAGCAGGAGTGA